The genomic stretch CCACTTGTGACATCTCGTATTTACCTTTATCCGTACTTGACAATTCCCAACCCCACCTCCGTGAGAAGATGTGGACACCCGTGTGTGATGTAGTTGTAGAACACACCCTTCTGCCATAGAGGAAAGGCAGTGCCTGTAGTTAATCCACTGCATTCGTGTGTTtgagtgtagcagtgtgatgttgTTCCCCTAGATTATACACCGAATTGCACACAAGGACCAATTCAAATAGGCCAGGTCAAGAGGGGATGTTAATaatttgataataataataataattcagtttataaaaaaaaaaaagtaattacaGCTGCATAGCTAATGTTATTCTTTGGTGTACAAGCACTTTTTCATATCAATATTGTACATACATGTGATTGTAAAagttttgtatattttggtttggcCCATCGCGGGTTATCTGTATTTTCCGTACCCCCTTTGTGTTCTCTTTTGTCTGACCTTCGGCTAGCAAGGTGCCTGAGAGCTAGGACTGCGCCAAGGGTTAAcataatgtgtgttgtctcttcgtGTGCAGGGCAAATAAAAATAATTCCACCAGCAGACCTTCAGTTGTGGCAGCGTCCTAATTAAAAGTACACAATGCAGAACGAACCACGCTACATGAGCATGTGTGACCCATAAGCCTGATGGTCTACCCTCTAACCCACAGGCGAACCACGACCATCTTGACCCCTCTGGAAAGGTGTACCGAAAGATTAACATGAATCACTATGCCACTAGGAAGAGTGTAGCTCAGAGTATGCTTGATGTGGCTCTACTCATGGCTAACTCATCCCAGCTAAAGACTGTTCTATACATGGAGTCACAGTACAGATTCTACAAACCTCTCATAGTACTGCTGTCCATGTCTATTACGCTACAGGTTGTCGTGGGACTACTGCTGGTCTTTATAGGTTAGTAATACACTCTGTCActcattcacacatacacacgcacgcacgcacacacgcacacacacacacacacacacacacacacacactatatggcTATCTGTAAACAGAAAGGTGAACATGTTGAATaaccttcctgctctctctctctctctagtgaagTATGATCTGAATGATGTGAGGAAACACTCAAAGCTGAACATGATGAACAACACAGCAACAGTATTTGTTTTCTTCACAGTCATCATCAACATCTTCATCACTGCGCTAGGCTTTGAGGGTGCTGTGATAGGACTTCCAGAACCCCAATCCTTCCTTCTGACCACTGAACAGAACCAGACCGGAGGCCTCTAGACCACAACCTCAAATCATCCTCAGACAACTTGCAGGTTGTAGAACACAAGCTTAGCACAAGCTGGCCTCAATTTAACCAGAGGCTTGTACAACCTGAACACAACGTCAGCAGAAATCTGGAACCTAACCCCAACCTACAGTACTGTCAATTATCTCTACAGTGACAGGGCAGTGCAGGTGCCAGAGGTCTGCAcactcaaaaagttctacagctacaccatcgagagcatcctgaccggttgcagccccgcctggtatggcaactgctcagcatctgaccgtaaggtgctacagagggtagtgcgtacggcccagtacatcactggggccaagcttcctgccatccaggacctatatactaggcggtgtcagcggaagtcccaaaaaattgtcaaagactccagtcacccaattcATAGACTGTTTTATCCCCCCCCCTTTGTTTATACAcggctgctactcgctgtttattaactatgcatagtcacattacccctacctacatgtacaaattatctTGACTAATCTgaacccccgcacattgactcggtactggtatgccctgtatatagcctccttattgttattttattgtgttacatttTAGTTTTTGTATCCTGTAAATAGGCCTTTATAAATGTGTTGTTGTTCAGTTGTTTGGGACTCAACAGAACACAACTGCTGTTACCAAATAAACAACTCTGTGAATAAACAGCAGGAATTTCTGGACTGAATACACTACTCTCCCTTGGTCAGAGCAGGAGTGAAAATGaaaaggcagtgtgtgtgtgtgtgtgtgtgtgtgtaccatgttACGATCACTCACCAGTTCTTTGTCTGTCCAGAATTGAAGAAGTACTGGTCTCAGATGGGGTCTGATGGGTATGACTGCAGAAGGTTGAAGGTTGAGACCTGTGGGCGACTCGTTGGTCATCTTCTCCCGATTCTGCAGGAGGGCCATTGGGATCTGACACAGGGAAGAGGGTTACAAATGCACGGTAATGCATGGTGCCTACTCTACACTTGTTCACCAGTCTGGACACAGTTTAGGCCTACTGCACCATGCCTTGTGCGAGAGGTATCTGCTGAGCGACAGTCTGAAGTATGGATGGCAGGTCTCTAGGCTGACGACCTCACAGATCTTCTCCAGGCCGGACATTCTcacgtctctctcttccctcctctcttccagtcCACCATGAATATCTATCCTCACAactcagtgtttgtgtgtgtgtgtgtgtccaagaaCATGTGCTTCCTCTGATAAATGTATCTCTTCCTGTTATAAGACAGGGCAGTCAGAAGTGAaatccgggatccttgggacgtccataCCCTAAACACTAACCCCTACCTAAACCATTTAAATGTAAACTTCAGTGggttagggacgtcccaaggtTCCCGGATAGCACGGTCGCAGACCTAGGGTCAGGGTTCCTTTTGGCTTCAACGTGCTTTTTGTCCATTCTCACTTCCCGTCTCGGCTGTATGCTAATCACATGACGAGACTATTGACGGTATCACAGTACAGTGTGTGACTAGACCGTTTTATTATAGCTCGGTGGACTAGACTGCTAACTTTTCACCCGCGGAGAGAGCGTTGCAGCTGGAGATTAGCAACGAGCTGTCAAATATTCATACATAAACTACACCGTTAGCAGACTTACATTGCGATCTGTAAGTAAATACATCTGTTTTGGATTGTTTGTGTCATTGGAAACGGTGTGCGCTTGGTGCTGGCTAAACGTCAGAACCAGAACCATAGCTATCTCGTTAGCCTTTTGCTAACTTAGTCAGCTAGCTGTTTTTTTTTCATGGTTGCTTTATGTGTGTGAATTGTTCAGTAGCCAGCCAGCTGCCTGgttatatatctgtctgtctggactggATAGTTCTACTCAAGTGATTTCCCTTCCGACTGACAATGTAAACACAGCCTACTGCTCtcgttgttagctagctaactttattaTTTCTAACACTATACATTTAGCCATGCATAGGATTTACGTGAGTAGTAAGCGTTCAATGATCAAAGACCGTTATGTCCATGTCACCTGACTAGTCGTTGCTGGATGATTTTAGGGTTGTCATTCAGTAAACCATGACTTCCATAAACAACGATCTGGACTTCTtacctagggtgtaatcattagtccaaacagtgCAACTAAAACGAGAGTtaatattggacaaattcaggtaggtccctccccatttcgttccatttgcttctgtttaagaaatgttttacaACAGAATCGGGGTAATATGCCCCTGTATGTTATTGTCAGAACCCTTGACCCCCTCTACTGCTTCAAGCTGTCCGTTTCTGCCTCAGGCTTTCTCCTGGTGTATAATGAAGCTGATGAGTGGTGGGCGTCACACCAAGTTGGGCGTGGCATGAGACAGGGACACACCGTGGGTGTCACTGCTACCCCCCTGCACCCCCCCATCAACATGGCCtccagctacctgccccccttTGAGGGCACAGGGGAGGTGAAGGAGGGCTTCCTGTGCCCGCTTTGCCTGAAGGACCTGCAGTCATTCTACCAGCTGCAGGAGCACTATGAGGAGGAACACTCTGGGGATGACAGACATGTCAGGGGACAGCTCAAGAGTGAGTCTCGTAATGCTTGTCTTTCCATTTAGGTCAGCTAATAATGCCCCAAGAGTGAGTCTCATAGCCGGGTAGCCTTGCCCAGTTCATTGAAGTAATCACTACTGTCATCCTGTTGGCTGCAGGTCTAGTCCAGAAGGCTAAGAAAGCCAAAGACAAGCTGctgaagagggatggagaggacaaGCCAGAGATGGACAGCTATGAGTCCTTCTACTATGGTGGAGTAGACCCCTACATGTGGGAGCCTCAGGAGCTGGGTGAGACTGGGAGAGCAGTATGCAGAGGGGAAACTGGGAGAAGAGCAAAGTGGTGGGGTGGTAAAGGCCTTTACATCTGCTGCTCCAACAATCCAcagttaacaagaaatgtattggtCTGGTCATTGCATGCTACTGAGTCATCTCACCTGAATTGTAACTAAGAGTGTTGTTTTGTTATGGTCTCTAGTTTTAGAGACTTCTTCCATCCAGTCTGATGgtgtcccctcttctcctccgtAGGAGCCACCAGAAGTCATCTGGACTTCTTCAAGAAGCACAGAGCTGCCAGGATCGACCACTACGTCATCGAGGTCAACAAGCTAATTATCAGGCTGGAGAAAGTGAGCACACAAACAATCACAAGTCGTTTCCCCCTTGGGTTTGTCGATGTGGGTTTGACACATACAGTAGCAGTTACACACCCTTTCTGTCTGGACATGACTCACCATGTATCCTGTCTTGTGTTTCAGCTGACCTCATTTGACAGGATGAACATAGATGCAGGCAAGATTAGAGGTGGGTTGAGAGGGGGCCATATTGCAGTATATTTAGTTTTTTTCATTATCACATTATACAGGACCCACATTTGTTCTTATCGAGTACAGCTCCTCCCTGTGTGAATTTGAACGTAATTTTCTGTGTGAATCCTGAaaatccactcctctctccagcgATTGAGAAGTCTGTTGTGTCGTGGGTGAGTGACTCTGATGTCCCGTTCTGTCCCGACTGCGGGAACAAGTTCAACCTCCGGAACAGACGACACCACTGCCGTCTCTGTGGCTCCATCATGTGTAAGAAGTGCATGGAGTTTGTGCCCCTGCCTTTGGCTTGTGAGTACACTGTATACACACTTACAGCGATATTACACCCATATTTAACCAGAAAATCAACAGTGACATCAGTGTTTCTCAGAATTAGTTAGTTAGTGACTCACCAACCAGTTCTCTTCTCTCCAGACAAGCTGACCAGTGGGACACGGGAGGCCCTGAGTGTTCCAGGCAGCCCGGGCCAGTCTCAGTCCCCTCCAACAGGGGGTGGTGGGGGCAGCATCAGCGGGATAGGCTCCAGGAGAGGCAGCATCAGCAGCCTGAGCAGTGTCACCTCCATTCTGGAAGAGAAGGATGACGAGAGGATCCGTTGCTGCTGCCACTGCATGGACACCCTGATGAGGAAACAGCAGAAACTGGAGGAGAAGGACCACGTGCCTGACATCGTCAAGCTCTACGAGGTAACACACTGTTGTTCACTGTGTAGTGAGCTTGCTGTCATTCACCATTCATCCTCCTGTCTTCCTTCCAGAGGCTGAGGCTGTGCATGGACAAGGTGGACGAGAGAGCTCCAGAGTACATCAGAATGGCTGAGTCTCTTAAGTAAGACGTAGTCTGTCTGAAATGACACCTCGTTCTCTATATAGTGTGCTACATTTTACGAGAGATGTAtgtggctgtggttctgtttggTCAAACTTTAACTTCTCACAGTGCTGGAGAGACCACCTATAACCTGGACACGGCTGGTGGACTGAGAATGGAAGTCCAGAAGTACTACGAACTTATCGATGCACTGaggtacatactatatacagaatGTGTTACGTGTATGTAGGGTTGGCGATATTTGAGGGACACCTCTTCTATGATATGCTACTCTAAATATCACAATAtcctacactaccattcaaaagtttggggtcaaagaaaaacatgttttctgtccattaaaataacatcaaattgatcagaaatacagtgtagacattgataatgttgtaaattactaaattgtgttagctggctagctaactagctaataaaagtactgagtcagagcaaatgtagctagctaatacagcctgataccagTGCTGGTGGAGGcttaaatcagcatgttgtttgtgtgcaacagtatcttctaagtCAAAGAGGAACAGGCCAGGCATGAATATGTTGGCTACATGAATAAAGATGTcatgtagccaaagattatagggtcccctaggaaacactgaacatcactttggttcctaccctgtcacttTAACTTGTCCATGGCAttttcattcgttgtcatgtcaaacaacactgtattcaaagtgtcCACTTatttatattctaactatagaattgGAATAaacattctatttccatgattccaaaagTTAATATTAAGTTGGTtcccactttgctgctataacagcttccactcttctaggatggctttccactagatgttgggacattgctgcaTGGACtcccattcagccacgagcattaatgaggtcgggcactgatgttgggcgattaagcctggctcgcagtcagcgttccaattcatcccaaagatgttcgatggggttgagttcAGGGCTCTGCACAGGCCAGTCACGTTCTTCCACACCGGTCTTGACAAACCGTTTCTTCTTTGTGCATGGTGGCATTGTtttgctgaaacaggaaatggtcttcctcaactgttgccacaaagttggaagcacagaatcgtctagggGTGCCCAACCAGTCTACCACGATCTACTGGTCGATCGCGGCATGCTTGCCAGTCGATTGTGAGATGATATACATCTACTAAAATCCAGCCACACAAATCAATTCCTATAATCTCTTTCACGCTATTTACATTCGACAGTCCTTCATTCATAGCAATGTCTGAAAAGTCACGTGATTTACATAAAATATGACCAGTCCCTGCCCACTTATTGACGTATGCCTAGTTAGCGTGGTCAGATGCCGCCCTCCAACGCCAAGTCGAGGTAACAGTGATGCCAggcaggtagctagctagctaactttgtaGTCAGATTCGTCCTTAAGTTGTGTGGTAGACAGCAGCAATAATGAGTGAAGGGAACgatacaaaaaaacagaaaacttatCATTTCCACAAGAATGGGAGGATGATTCTTTTTTTTATCATGTCAAACTCAAAATGTGTGTCTCATCTGCCATAATGGCATCGCTATCCCAAAGAAAGGTAAAATAGAACGACATTTAAAACCACACACAAAACCCAGGAAAGAGATTTCCCAGCAAAGACTAAATTACGAAGAGGAAAGGTACAAGAACTAAAAAAATCAACGGGCAGCGCAGAAGTCAATTTTCACAAGGCCTGTGACCGAAGGGAAGGCGGCAACCGTAACATCTTATCGTGTGAGTCACGTTCTTGCTAGGCATAAAAAGTTGTTCAAAGTTTGGGAGATCAAGGAAGCATTTATTGAGGCTACAGACTCTCTGGGGATTTTAAGAATAAGACTGAATTGATGGCTTCCATCAATGACATTCAGTTGTCTAGAAATACGGTGACAAGATGTGAGGGAATAGCGGAGAATCAACTGAAGAAAGATATTGCCAACTGCGAGTATTATTCCCTCCAGTTTGACGAGTCCACAGATATGGTAGATGTGGCACAGTTATGCATTTTCATCAGAATGTTTTTTGACAACATGAGTACAAAGGAAAAACTACAAACTACTTGCCATTTTGCCACTGAAAGGACATACAAGGGGCAAAGATATTTTTCAAGCTTTTATGGAGTTTGCGAACAAATTCCAACTGCCCTTTTGTAAGCTTATTTCCATTACTACCGATGGGGCACCCGCTATGGTAGACCGCATTATTGGGTTTGTTGCATTGTGCAAACGGGACGATTGTTTCCCGGACTTGTCTTAGTTTTCACTGCGTAGTTCATCAGCAAGCTTTGTGCGGGAAGATGTTAAACATGAAAGAGGTGATGGATGTTGCGATTGTGTGTTCTATTCGAGCAAGAACCCTACGGCGGAGGTTATTTCACGCTCACTTAGAAGAGACCGAAGCTGAACACACAGAACTGCTGCTGCTCACGGATGTGCGGTGGCTGAGCCAAGGTACATTTTTAGGGAGATTCAGTGAGTTGTTGCCTGAAATCAATGAGTTTCTCAAGGTCTCCAAACATGCAGAATATGCACAGCTAGAGGACACACAGTGCTTCCTGGATTTAGCTTTTCTCACTGACC from Oncorhynchus nerka isolate Pitt River unplaced genomic scaffold, Oner_Uvic_2.0 unplaced_scaffold_19___fragment_4___debris, whole genome shotgun sequence encodes the following:
- the LOC115102073 gene encoding ninjurin-1-like, coding for MDSEARANGEDITLNKLDDIEANHDHLDPSGKVYRKINMNHYATRKSVAQSMLDVALLMANSSQLKTVLYMESQYRFYKPLIVLLSMSITLQVVVGLLLVFIVKYDLNDVRKHSKLNMMNNTATVFVFFTVIINIFITALGFEGAVIGLPEPQSFLLTTEQNQTGGL
- the LOC115102071 gene encoding rabenosyn-5-like isoform X2, whose protein sequence is MKRQCVCVCVCVYHVTITHQFFVCPELKKYWSQMGSDGYDCRRLKVETCGRLVGHLLPILQEGHWDLTQGRGLQMHGFLLVYNEADEWWASHQVGRGMRQGHTVGVTATPLHPPINMASSYLPPFEGTGEVKEGFLCPLCLKDLQSFYQLQEHYEEEHSGDDRHVRGQLKSLVQKAKKAKDKLLKRDGEDKPEMDSYESFYYGGVDPYMWEPQELGATRSHLDFFKKHRAARIDHYVIEVNKLIIRLEKLTSFDRMNIDAGKIRAIEKSVVSWVSDSDVPFCPDCGNKFNLRNRRHHCRLCGSIMYKLTSGTREALSVPGSPGQSQSPPTGGGGGSISGIGSRRGSISSLSSVTSILEEKDDERIRCCCHCMDTLMRKQQKLEEKDHVPDIVKLYERLRLCMDKVDERAPEYIRMAESLNAGETTYNLDTAGGLRMEVQKYYELIDALSKRILTLGMKEEPQPHPKNLQLQRMVRYTATLFVQEKLLGLMSLPTKDKYEELKMKRKQEQEKRLAQERLAAQKRRQDSEKNRPASSTNGEPPQAPRVPHMTKAGGWLPSSDTLHTHGELEDPMLQQIENIRSFLRQAKAAHRHDEVAMLEENLRQLQDEYDQQQTHLAITLSQRPGQEELQHLEDRERGKMKHRAQSQAPGSTQATYTWQGSLNLTDTGSLHREGEEENEEEELTPKAESSPPSMRAFPALTDQDEESPPWLGGDVEGQNSASFNPFEEDSTTVEEDPSNPFSEEIQKEHKEVANGKKEYNPFSEEIQKEHKEVANGKKEYNPFEEEEEGGVQGQADGVTGNPFEEEEENDEGNPFKEASGNTLPGASTNPFEEEGEAAMLDVDLIEEELLLQQIDNIRAYIFDAKLNGRLDEVELLSENLRELQRTLQEQKLKTH
- the LOC115102071 gene encoding rabenosyn-5-like isoform X1 yields the protein MKRQCVCVCVCVYHVTITHQFFVCPELKKYWSQMGSDGYDCRRLKVETCGRLVGHLLPILQEGHWDLTQGRGLQMHGFLLVYNEADEWWASHQVGRGMRQGHTVGVTATPLHPPINMASSYLPPFEGTGEVKEGFLCPLCLKDLQSFYQLQEHYEEEHSGDDRHVRGQLKSLVQKAKKAKDKLLKRDGEDKPEMDSYESFYYGGVDPYMWEPQELGATRSHLDFFKKHRAARIDHYVIEVNKLIIRLEKLTSFDRMNIDAGKIRAIEKSVVSWVSDSDVPFCPDCGNKFNLRNRRHHCRLCGSIMCKKCMEFVPLPLAYKLTSGTREALSVPGSPGQSQSPPTGGGGGSISGIGSRRGSISSLSSVTSILEEKDDERIRCCCHCMDTLMRKQQKLEEKDHVPDIVKLYERLRLCMDKVDERAPEYIRMAESLNAGETTYNLDTAGGLRMEVQKYYELIDALSKRILTLGMKEEPQPHPKNLQLQRMVRYTATLFVQEKLLGLMSLPTKDKYEELKMKRKQEQEKRLAQERLAAQKRRQDSEKNRPASSTNGEPPQAPRVPHMTKAGGWLPSSDTLHTHGELEDPMLQQIENIRSFLRQAKAAHRHDEVAMLEENLRQLQDEYDQQQTHLAITLSQRPGQEELQHLEDRERGKMKHRAQSQAPGSTQATYTWQGSLNLTDTGSLHREGEEENEEEELTPKAESSPPSMRAFPALTDQDEESPPWLGGDVEGQNSASFNPFEEDSTTVEEDPSNPFSEEIQKEHKEVANGKKEYNPFSEEIQKEHKEVANGKKEYNPFEEEEEGGVQGQADGVTGNPFEEEEENDEGNPFKEASGNTLPGASTNPFEEEGEAAMLDVDLIEEELLLQQIDNIRAYIFDAKLNGRLDEVELLSENLRELQRTLQEQKLKTH